One Spinacia oleracea cultivar Varoflay chromosome 4, BTI_SOV_V1, whole genome shotgun sequence DNA segment encodes these proteins:
- the LOC110801033 gene encoding spore wall protein 2-like, whose product MARNAVVLSVLLATMLLAMLAAPVTNARPGDGGEAPPEDTIAPSPGNTGNQTVGDEGTGGEGTTGNETSDNGSGDEGTGDDGTGDNGSGDEGTGDEGTGDNGTGDEGTGDTGTGDDGTADNGAGDEGTGDTGTGDEGTSDTGTGDSKPSDDGTGEEGVGGE is encoded by the coding sequence ATGGCGCGTAATGCAGTGGTACTTAGTGTTCTTTTGGCAACAATGCTACTAGCCATGTTGGCAGCTCCTGTCACCAATGCACGACCGGGAGACGGTGGTGAAGCTCCACCGGAAGACACTATAGCTCCTTCACCAGGAAACACCGGCAACCAAACCGTCGGCGACGAGGGAACCGGTGGCGAGGGAACCACCGGCAATGAAACCAGCGACAATGGATCCGGCGATGAGGGGACCGGTGATGATGGAACCGGCGACAATGGAAGCGGTGATGAGGGAACCGGCGATGAGGGAACAGGCGACAATGGAACCGGCGATGAGGGAACAGGCGACACTGGAACCGGCGATGATGGAACCGCCGACAATGGAGCCGGCGATGAGGGAACCGGCGACACTGGAACCGGCGATGAAGGAACAAGCGACACTGGAACCGGCGACAGTAAACCCAGTGACGATGGAACCGGCGAAGAGGGTGTCGGCGGTGAGTAA
- the LOC110802204 gene encoding enoyl-[acyl-carrier-protein] reductase [NADH] 1, chloroplastic, with protein MAASTASGLQMAAVRPCVSSPRRVFGAGAAFCNADLRRASWAKLTSAGHISSLQPLQRSFSSSSLKSNNGVIKAMAESSDKPLGGLPIDLKGKRAFIAGVADDNGYGWAIAKSLAAAGAEILVGTWVPALNIFETSLRRGKFDESRVLPDGSLMEITKVYPLDAVFDTLDDVPEDIKANKRYAGSSNWTVKEVVETVKQDFGSIDILVHSLANGPEVTKPLLETSRNGYLAAISASSYSYVSLLKHFLPIMNPGGCSLSLTYIASERIIPGYGGGMSSAKAALESDTKVMAFEAGRKRRIRVNTISAGPLRSRAAKAIGFIDMMIDYSIANAPLQKELSAEEVGNTAAFLASPLASAITGAVIYVDNGLNAMGVGVDSPIFENLNIPKDELSK; from the exons ATGGCGGCCTCCACAGCATCAGGGTTGCAAATGGCTGCCGTACGGCCATGTGTGTCGTCACCGCGCCGTGTTTTTGGTGCCGGCGCAGCATTTTGTAATGCTGATTTGAGGCGAGCATCGTGGGCTAAGCTTACTAGTGCTGGTCATATATCATCTTTACAGCCTTTACAGCGCAGTTTCTCGTCTTCCTCTTTGAAATCCAACAACGGTGTTATCAAGGCGATGGCCGAATCTAGTGACAAGCCTTTAGGAGGATTGCCTATTGACTTAAAAG GTAAGAGGGCATTTATTGCCGGTGTAGCTGATGATAACGGATACGGTTGGGCAATTGCAAAATCTCTTGCTGCTGCTGGTGCTGAGATTCTTGTCGGAACTTGGGTTCCT GCGCTGAATATCTTTGAAACAAGTCTAAGACGTGGGAAATTTGATGAATCACGAGT GTTGCCTGATGGTTCATTGATGGAGATCACCAAAGTATATCCTCTGGATGCAGTTTTTGACACTCTTGACGATGTCCCCGAAGAT ATTAAAGCAAACAAGCGTTACGCAGGGTCAAGCAATTGGACCGTGAAG GAAGTTGTGGAAACAGTAAAGCAGGATTTCGGTAGCATTGACATCCTTGTGCATTCACTTGCCAATGGACCCGAG GTAACTAAACCTCTTTTAGAGACATCAAGGAACGGATACCTTGCAGCAATATCTGCTTCAAGTTACTCTTACGTTTCGCTGCTCAAGCATTTTCTTCCCATAATGAACCCAG GTGGTTGTTCTCTGTCACTCACATACATCGCTTCTGAGAGGATTATTCCCGG TTATGGTGGAGGTATGAGTTCAGCGAAAGCTGCATTAGAGAGTGACACAAAG GTAATGGCTTTCGAAGCAGGGAGGAAACGCAGGATTAGAGTGAACACAATATCAGCGG GTCCACTTCGGAGTCGTGCTGCAAAGGCTATTGGATTTATCGATATGATGATAGACTACTCCATAGCCAACGCTCCATTGCAAAAAGAACTATCCGCTG AGGAAGTCGGAAACACTGCTGCTTTCTTGGCATCGCCTTTAGCATCTGCTATCACGGGTGCTGTTATCTACGTAGACAACGGTCTGAACGCGATGGGAGTAGGCGTAGATAGTCCTATATTCGAGAATCTTAACATCCCAAAAGACGAGCTTTCAAAATGA
- the LOC110801026 gene encoding protein NRT1/ PTR FAMILY 7.1: MAATNTLSHIPEIVEKEREDIVVHNEAENRIEICNNDNNIVEIITPSIKKKKGGWKWAYFVLANQALATLSFFGVGVNLVLFLTRVLKQDNAVAANNVCIWTGTVYLFSVVGAFLSDAYWGRFLTCTVFQLILLLGLTLLSVTSWLFLLTPKGCGDGKLECHETSFLSQIIFYVSIYMVALGYGGHQPTCATFGADQFDDSDPKGEGSKAAFFCYFYFALNCGSLFSNTVLVYYEDNGSWTFGFWVSTAAAVLGVVLFLAGTPGYRFVKARGNPLPRVAQVFVAAYRKRRVAIAAPNELYEVECSESAIKGTRKIEHSNYFRFLDKAATITQQDVHDPRNPWHICTITQVEEAKCVLKLTPLWLTTIIYSVIFTQMASLFVEQGDVMDTRIGNFHFPAASMSVFDISSVLVCTCIYRHILVPVIGRISGNPKGLTELQRMGVGLIIGMLAMVAAGVTEIERLKRVVPHEKSSSMSVLWQIPQYVLMGASEVFMYVGQLEFFNGQAPDGIKSFGSSLCMASMSVGNYVSSLLVNMVMLITARGANPGWIPLDLNAGHVDRWYFLIMVLTGVDVVIYVLFARWYKPSTFIETSHKLEVETRFDGVVEQDEDEDEAIKKVLPPFQKVLYALENVSKV; the protein is encoded by the exons ATGGCTGCAACAAATACCCTCAGCCACATCCCTGAAATAGTTGAAAAG GAAAGGGAAGACATAGTTGTACATAATGAAGCAGAAAACAGGATTGAAATCTGCAACAACGACAACAATATAGTGGAAATCATTACACCTTccataaagaaaaagaaaggaggATGGAAATGGGCCTATTTCGTCTTAG CGAACCAAGCGTTGGCGACACTGTCATTCTTCGGAGTAGGCGTAAACCTAGTGTTGTTCTTAACAAGAGTACTGAAACAAGACAATGCCGTTGCTGCTAACAATGTTTGTATATGGACTGGAACCGTTTACCTATTCTCAGTGGTTGGCGCGTTCCTTAGTGATGCTTACTGGGGTCGTTTCCTCACTTGCACCGTCTTCCAGCTCATTCTTCTCTTG GGGTTGACGCTACTTTCAGTAACGTCATGGCTATTTTTATTGACTCCAAAAGGTTGTGGTGATGGTAAGTTAGAGTGTCATGAGACATCGTTCCTTAGCCAAATAATCTTCTACGTATCGATTTACATGGTGGCATTGGGGTACGGAGGCCACCAACCAACATGTGCTACGTTCGGGGCGGACCAATTCGACGACTCCGACCCGAAAGGAGAAGGTTCAAAAGCAGCATTCTTTTGCTACTTTTACTTTGCACTAAATTGTGGCTCTTTGTTTTCCAACACTGTTTTGGTGTACTACGAGGACAACGGGTCATGGACTTTCGGGTTTTGGGTATCGACAGCTGCCGCTGTTTTGGGTGTTGTGTTGTTTTTAGCCGGTACGCCCGGGTACCGGTTCGTTAAGGCGCGCGGCAACCCGTTGCCGCGCGTTGCTCAAGTGTTTGTCGCCGCGTATAGGAAGCGAAGAGTGGCAATTGCTGCTCCAAATGAGCTATATGAAGTGGAATGTTCTGAGTCTGCTATTAAAGGAACTAGGAAGATTGAACACTCTAATTATTTTAG GTTCTTAGACAAAGCAGCAACCATAACTCAGCAAGACGTACACGATCCAAGGAACCCATGGCATATTTGCACCATCACACAAGTAGAGGAAGCCAAATGTGTCCTAAAACTGACCCCTTTGTGGCTTACCACCATCATCTACTCCGTCATCTTCACTCAAATGGCGTCGCTCTTTGTCGAGCAAGGCGATGTAATGGACACTAGAATCGGGAACTTCCACTTCCCGGCGGCGAGCATGTCCGTATTCGACATCTCTAGCGTACTCGTCTGCACGTGTATTTATCGACACATACTCGTCCCTGTAATTGGGAGGATAAGCGGAAACCCTAAGGGGTTGACTGAGCTCCAGAGGATGGGGGTAGGGCTAATCATTGGTATGCTAGCTATGGTAGCCGCTGGGGTCACTGAGATTGAGCGTCTGAAAAGAGTGGTCCCACATGAGAAAAGCAGCTCTATGAGCGTGTTGTGGCAGATCCCACAATACGTCCTTATGGGGGCATCAGAGGTTTTTATGTACGTTGGACAACTCGAGTTTTTCAACGGGCAGGCTCCCGACGGGATAAAATCCTTCGGGAGCTCGCTCTGCATGGCGTCCATGTCCGTCGGAAACTATGTTAGTAGCCtattagttaacatggttatgTTAATCACCGCGAGAGGTGCTAACCCCGGGTGGATTCCTTTGGATTTAAACGCCGGGCACGTCGATAGGTGGTACTTCCTTATTATGGTGCTTACGGGTGTTGATGTTGTCATATATGTGCTCTTTGCTAGGTGGTACAAGCCATCTACATTCATTGAGACTAGCCATAAGCTTGAGGTGGAGACTAGATTTGATGGAGTTGTTGaacaagatgaagatgaagatgaagctATTAAAaaagtactacctccgtttcagaaagttctttacgctttggaaaatgtgtccaaagtatga
- the LOC110802195 gene encoding zinc finger CCCH domain-containing protein 14-like — translation MDFGGPRKRGRHDAAVNGNGGFKKSRPESESFQTGVGSKSKPCTKFFSTSGCPFGEGCHFLHHVPGGFKAVSQMMNHGGAPVPPPSRNLAGPPSFSDGPAGQAGKTKMCNKFNSPEGCKYGDKCHFSHGDRQLGRPSIPSYEDPRGMGYMGGRMGGRMEPPPPGLGAGTNFGDSISAKVSIDASLAGAVIGKSGTNSKQICRVTGVKLAIRDHETDSNKRNIELEGTFHQIKQASSMVQELIRNVKAASGPPARQNNTGHGAPGGGSNFKTRLCENFTKGSCTFGDRCHFAHGADEMRKSAI, via the exons ATGGACTTCGGTGGACCTCGCAAGAGAGGCAGACATGACGCTGCTGTTAATGGCAATGGCGGCTTCAAGAAATCTCGTCCAG AATCGGAGTCCTTCCAAACTGGTGTAGGAAGCAAATCGAAGCCTTGCACAAAGTTTTTCAG CACGTCGGGCTGTCCATTTGGTGAAGGGTGTCACTTCTTGCATCATGTCCCTGGTGGATTCAAAGCTGTTTCCCAGATGATGAACCATGGTGGTGCACCAGTTCCTCCACCATCCAGGAATCTCGCTGGTCCCCCGTCGTTCTCCGATGGTCCAGCTGGACAGGCAGGCAAGACCAAGATGTGCAACAAGTTTAATTCTCCGGAAGGTTGTAAATATGGAGACAAGTGTCACTTTTCTCATGGAGACAGGCAGCTTGGAAGGCCATCCATTCCATCATATGAAGATCCGCGAGGCATGGGTTACATGGGTGGCAGGATGGGAGGCAGGATGGAACCTCCACCTCCTGGTCTTGGTGCTGGCACCAACTTTGGGGACTCTATTTCTGCCAAAGTAAGCATTGATGCTTCACTTGCTGGAGCAGTCATAGGTAAAAGTGGGACAAACTCAAAGCAAATATGCCGTGTTACTGGGGTTAAGCTTGCAATAAGGGACCATGAGACTGACTCTAACAAAAGGAATATTGAACTCGAGGGCACCTTTCATCAAATCAAGCAAGCCTCTTCCATGGTTCAGGAGCTCATACGGAATGTCAAGGCGGCTTCTGGCCCCCCTGCCAGGCAGAATAATACAGGACATGGTGCACCCGGTGGCGGTAGCAATTTCAAGACAAGGCTTTGTGAAAACTTCACCAAGGGATCGTGCACATTTGGAGACAGGTGCCACTTTGCTCATGGTGCCGATGAGATGCGTAAATCTGCAATATAA